The following nucleotide sequence is from Corynebacterium hindlerae.
AAGGGTCAGTCCCAGAATCTAGGAGCCGGTAGGCGTCCACGTGGATAAGTGCTGGGCCGCCGGCAAGCGGGCGGTGCTCGCGGGCGATCACGAAGGTGGGGGAGGTGACGCGTCCCTTTACCCCCATGCCACGCGCGATTCCTTGCGTGAGTGTGGTTTTCCCGGCCCCCAGGGGGCCGTCCAGGATGACCACATCCCCGGCTTCCAGGGCCTGCCCCAGCTCAACCCCCCACGCCTGGGTGTCGGCGGCGGTGTCGAAGCGTGCGGAACCTTCGGTGGGGAAACTAGCTTTCATTATGGCCTCCGATGTAGTGGCGCACGGTGCGGCCCTTTGGCCAGCAGGCAACTTCGTAGTTGATGGTGCCGGTGGCGTCGGCAAGCTCGGTGGCGCTCATGCCGCCCGCACCGAACAGGATCGCTTCGTCGCCTGGTGCAGCGGTGTCCTGTCCTAGCCACACCACAATCTGGTCCATGCACACCCGCCCAACCTGCGGGTAACGCTTACCATTGATCGCAACCTCCAGGCGGCCCTGGGCGGCGCGGGGCAGCCCGTCAGCGTAGCCCACCGGCACGATCGCATAGTTACCGTCATGTGGCGCCCACCACGTCAGCCCATAAGAAGTGCCCTCACCAGCAGCAATAGCCTTTACCAAGGTGAGGCGCGCCGACCAAGTCAGCGCCGGTTTCAAGCCATGATCGCGGCCCCGGATCGGCTCCAGGCCATAACAGATCAGGCCCGGGCGCACCATCTGATAGTGCAGGTCAGGGCGGGTGAGGGTGGCCGGGGAATTAGCCAGGTGGTTCACCGGAACCTCCAGGCCACACTGCCGGGCCAGGTCAAGGGCGCGTTCAAAGGCCGCGGCTTGGGCGTCGGTAGTGGGATCATCCGGATCATCCGCGCAGGCCAGGTGACTAAACAAGCCGGTCACCTGTACGGGCGAGGAGGCCAGCAGCTCAAAGCACTCCCGCCAGTGGGCCTCGGGCACCCCGGAGCGGTTCAGCCCGGTATCAACCTTCACCGCTACCGTGGCGCGCACACCGGCGTCTGCTACGGCGCGCGCATGCGCCATACTGGGGATTCCCAGCGAAATCCCGGCGGCAAGGGCCGCGCGGAAGTGTTGTTCGGGCGACCAGATCCAGGCGAGGATGGGGGCGGGCAGGTGGGCGTCGGCAAGCGCGTGCGCCTCGGCCAGCGTCGCCACCCCGAGCTGGTCAGCACCGTTTTCTACCATCACGCGCGCCACTTCGGCCGCCCCGTGGTTGTAGCCGTCAGCCTTCACCACGCACATCAGCTGCGCCGGCGCTACCCGCGCTTTAATCAGGCGGACGTTGTGCGCGATGGCATTCAGGTCAATGGTGGTGCTAAGCAAGTCCATGCTTAAGCATCCTAGTCCGCACCCCCGGCAACGCACGCGCAATGTCCCCCGCCACCACCGGGCCGCGGGCGCACGCCAGAGCGTGCAGCCTGCTTGCCGACGCCACTACCCCCACCTCCGGCCGCCACGCAATCGCCTTCCCCACCACCCCGGCCAGCACATCCCCCGACCCAGGCGTGGCCGCCCACGACGCCCCCGCCTCCACCAAGTACACCTGCTGACCATCGGTAACCACCGTCACCCGACCTTTCAGCAGCACCACGCACCGCAACTGGCGCGCCAATTCCTGCGCGCCCGCGACCCGGTCTGGCGCGCCTGCTGCGCCTGTTAAGCTCGCAAACTCACCCGCGTGCGGCGTGAGCACAGTCAGCGCTTGCCGATCTTTCACCAGCTGCCTCAGCCACGCATCCTGGCTCAGCTGCGTCAGCGCATCAGCATCAATGACCAGCGGAATATCTTCTTTCAGCAGGCGCGCAAGCTCCGCAGAAGGCCCAAGCCCCGGGCCGATCACCGCCGCATCCATCCGCCCCTGCCCTATCACCACCTCCGGCTGCGCCGCAATCACCTCACGCGTACATGGCCCCACATAACGCACCATCGACGACGTCGCCCGCGCCGCCGCCTGCACACACAACACCGCCGCCCCCGGATACTGCACGCTACCTGCATAAACCCCCAGCACACCCTGCGTGTACTTGTGGTCATGCGGGCCCGGCTCCGGCCACAGCGGAATCCCCGCACTATAGCCCCACGGCTTAGGCAGCGTAATGCCAATGTCCTTAACCACCACTCGCCCGCAATACTCCCAGCCCAGGATGTGGGCAGGCTTGAGGCCACCAAAAGTCACCGTGACATCGGCTTTAATGGCATCCCCTGCCACCAGCCCCGTCATCGGGTCCACGCCGCTCGGAATGTCCACGGCGATGGTGGGGGCGTGCGCCCTCAAGCTGCCGGGAAGCGTTAGGGCGCCGCGCGCGCCGATGCCGAGGATGCCGTCAATGATAAGGTCCGGGATGTGGCCGGGGGCTGACGCGCTCGACACCAACCGCGGATACTTGATCGCGCGGATCGCCGGGTGGATGCGGCTACCCAGCTGCCACACACTGATCTGCGCGCCACGTTTTTCCAGCTCAGCTGCCGCAAACAGTGCATCACCGCCATTATTTCCGCTGCCTGCCAGCACAAGAACTCTAGCGCCCGACACCTTCCCCAGCAGCTGCGCAGCCTCCACCGCTACCGCAAACGCCGCCCGCCTCATCAGCACCTGACCTTCACGAGCAATAAGCGGCGCCTCCGCCGCACGGATCTGGTCAGGGGTGTACAAGCCAATGTGCCTCATAGATACTAATGTAGCCCGGGCTATACTTGGCCGATCAGGGGTATGGGGCCGTGTGGGGTGTGGGCCGTTTGCTTAAGTTCTAGGGGCCGTGTGGGGGCGCTGCGCCGATAAATCGGCGGTTAGCGCGGTAACATGCAGGTCATGGCCATTAACTCCCCTGCTACTAGTGCTGCGAGCGATGCCGCCTATTTGATGCGTTATATCGATGTTGAGTTAGACTAGCTCGCGGGCGCGCCTGCTATCGCTATTGAGGGTCCGAAGGCCGTCGGCAAATCAGAAACGGCTGTTCGACGCGCAGATCGCAAGTACTATCTTGACCGTACTCATGAGCGGGCGATTCTTGAAGCCCAGCTGGATTCACTCCTAGTCGCAGATCAAACTATCTGTCTTGACGAGTGGCAGTATCTGCCACAGGCGTGGGATGCGGTTCGCAGGAATGTGGACAAGCAGGTAGCCACGCGTTATTTGCTCACCGGCATTGCTACGCCGCAGCAAGGCGTTGATTCCCACTCGGGCACGGGCCGCGTGATTAGTTTGCGGATGCGTCCTCTTGCCTTCTCAGAGCGCGCGGAGACAACACCGACTGTGAAGATTTCAGAGCTTTTCACAGGCAGCGCCACAATCGCAGGTCACACCGATTTCACACTTACTGATTACGCCGCCGCTATTTGCTCCACCGGACTGCCCGGGGTATATCGGCAGCCCGCCCGCCTACGCCGCCAGCTTATCGACGCCTACATTCAGCGCGTCATCGACCGCGACATCCCTGACCAGGGATTGCTGGTTCGCAAACCCGAATCGCTCCGGGCGTGGTGGGCGG
It contains:
- the tsaE gene encoding tRNA (adenosine(37)-N6)-threonylcarbamoyltransferase complex ATPase subunit type 1 TsaE; translated protein: MKASFPTEGSARFDTAADTQAWGVELGQALEAGDVVILDGPLGAGKTTLTQGIARGMGVKGRVTSPTFVIAREHRPLAGGPALIHVDAYRLLDSGTDPLGALDSLDLDTDLLDSVVVAEWGGGLVEQIAQQYLFVQVDRETAVAEDPTSEARIISWQWRG
- a CDS encoding NAD(P)H-hydrate epimerase, with protein sequence MRHIGLYTPDQIRAAEAPLIAREGQVLMRRAAFAVAVEAAQLLGKVSGARVLVLAGSGNNGGDALFAAAELEKRGAQISVWQLGSRIHPAIRAIKYPRLVSSASAPGHIPDLIIDGILGIGARGALTLPGSLRAHAPTIAVDIPSGVDPMTGLVAGDAIKADVTVTFGGLKPAHILGWEYCGRVVVKDIGITLPKPWGYSAGIPLWPEPGPHDHKYTQGVLGVYAGSVQYPGAAVLCVQAAARATSSMVRYVGPCTREVIAAQPEVVIGQGRMDAAVIGPGLGPSAELARLLKEDIPLVIDADALTQLSQDAWLRQLVKDRQALTVLTPHAGEFASLTGAAGAPDRVAGAQELARQLRCVVLLKGRVTVVTDGQQVYLVEAGASWAATPGSGDVLAGVVGKAIAWRPEVGVVASASRLHALACARGPVVAGDIARALPGVRTRMLKHGLA
- the alr gene encoding alanine racemase gives rise to the protein MDLLSTTIDLNAIAHNVRLIKARVAPAQLMCVVKADGYNHGAAEVARVMVENGADQLGVATLAEAHALADAHLPAPILAWIWSPEQHFRAALAAGISLGIPSMAHARAVADAGVRATVAVKVDTGLNRSGVPEAHWRECFELLASSPVQVTGLFSHLACADDPDDPTTDAQAAAFERALDLARQCGLEVPVNHLANSPATLTRPDLHYQMVRPGLICYGLEPIRGRDHGLKPALTWSARLTLVKAIAAGEGTSYGLTWWAPHDGNYAIVPVGYADGLPRAAQGRLEVAINGKRYPQVGRVCMDQIVVWLGQDTAAPGDEAILFGAGGMSATELADATGTINYEVACWPKGRTVRHYIGGHNES